ACGGCGAAACACGGGCGTCTCCGAGGCGAACCATGCGAGAATCACCGTGGCACGCAGCACGTGGCCGACTAAAGACCAACCAAAGGCCTCCAGCGCAAAGCCCGCAGCGATGAGCAGGGCACAGATCACGGAGGCAGTAAAGCGGGGCCACCAGCCGGGCGGCGGCGTAGGTGAATCATGAAAGGAATGGCCGCTTTCCATCCCGAAAAACCGGGGAAGCAAGTAGGGTGCGATCCCCATGAGCGGAAGCAGGAGGAAGCCTTGGTTCAGCCATAGCTTTGCAAATTGGTAGCTGGTAAAACCGAGCGGGTATTTCTGGTTCCATGCCAGCAATCCCGCAGCCAAGGCTCCACCTAGAATACCCGCAAGCGCCATGACAAATCCCGGCGGTGGAGTATCGCGGTTACCACATGCCCAGCGTCCGATCATGCCGGAAGAGAGCAACAAGAGTAGAGTGGCGAAAACGGTATCAGCCACGAGCACCTGACCGTTTAGGGCGCTCGCCACCGTCGTCGCCCATAGCAAGATCATCCACACCAACTCCCCGCAGGACCAACTGGCATTCCCTGTCAACCGGGGGAAAGCCGTGCCGAGGAATCCGATCACGAAGGCTCCCATGAAGCCCTCGATCATCACCCGCGAATGAGCCTCGCCAGGATAAAACCCTAGCTTTCCCGTATAGAGCAGCGGCCACATCATCACCCCCGCAATCGCGGCGAGCATCCCGAGCGGGAAGAACACACGGAAGGGCTCGGAGGCCCAGCGGGAGATGCAAGCTTTCATGGCAGGCCTATCTTTTTCTGGCACCTTATTGGCTATCCTTTCCACTCACCTACTCTTGGAAATCCGACCGGCAGGCTGCGAACTTGGGCTTACGGCCTCTACTCGAGCCAACCGCGAAGACCACTCGCGGAGATTTCCATTGGCAAAGACAACGATAGCATCCGGCGAAGGGATCCCGCGTGGACCGGCCAGCTTGAATCGAGGCAATCATGACCTGACCACAAGACGTCACCAATGCGGTTCTGACCACGCCGTCAGTCTTAGTTGTCACGCATATCCTACCTTCTCTGTCATTGGACCAGACCCGCCCTACCTCTCCCGTAGGAAAGAGCAGAGACGACCCCAATCCCTGCATCCTCCGTGAGAACACGACGCCCCTTAGCTCCGACCACCCCGCGGCTGGGTGAGGTAAGCGCCACAGGTCTCCCGAACGATCATCCTCGGGGAAAGCATGATGTTTCGCGGCGGGAGCGATGGATTCGCGATCCGCTCTCGCAGGCAATTGAAAGCCGTTAGCGCGATATCCCGGCATGGTTGCTGCATCGTGGTCAACGGGATGGTCAGCAGATTGGCGAAGCGGACGTCATCGAAGCCGACCAAGCGCAGGTCCTCAGGCACACGCACCTTCAGGCGGTTCAGAGTCTGTAGCAATTGGGCCGCGATGTGGTCGCTTGTGCAAAGCACCGCCTCGATCCGTCCGCTCTGCGTGATGCTGCGCACAAACTTCTGATCGGCCGGATCGCCGATACGTACGAAATCCCTCGGGACATCGAGTCCATTGGCTAGCATCGCCGATTGTGCCCCCGCAATCCGGGCATCAACCGTGGATGCAGTGAAAGGCTTGGTGACATAGGCCAGCCTCTTCATGCCCAGCTTGATCAGGTGCTCTGCCAAACGATAGCCTCCTGAGAAATTGTCCACGCCCACGAGGTCATACTCGCTGCGCCTCGGGAACGCCACCGCGTCGCGGTCGATTAGCACCAGCGGTATCCCTGCTTGCCGGAGACGGCTTAGGATCCGCAGGTTTGCCTCGTCGCGGTCCGCCTGATGCTCAAAGGGGACAACGAACACACCTGCAAGGCCATTCCCAATGAAGCGCTCGCACAGCGCCTCCGCATCCGCGACACTCATCCGGGGCTCCTCGATCGATCGAGCGGGATTGTAATCGCCCGACCAGAGACCGAAGTCATGCACACGCGCCAAATTCGCGAGCTCACCACAGATAGTTTCGAAGATTTCGGTATGCCTCAAGTTCGGCACCAGCATGCCTAGCTGCCGGTCTTTGTTCGAAGGGCGCCTGGCCTGTCCTTGGCTCAGATCCGCGACATAGGTGCCGGAGCCCGCGCGACGCTCGATAATTCCCTCCTCCTGCAACGCGAGAAGGGCCCTTCCAATCGTCGGCCGTGAAACCTGAAAGCGCTCCGCAAGCTGTACTTCGCTCGGTAGGCGGCCCGATTTCTCATACTTCCCGGCGAGGATCTCGGTCGCCAGGGTGCGGGAGACCTCCCGATGTTTTTTGTGCTGCTTGTCGCTCATCCGGTCAGATCCTCTTTAAATCCGTCATGACTGCTTTTCCCAAAGCTGTCAATTCACCTGGTTGAGGAACTCACCGATATCCAGCAAAGACCGGGGTGTGAATCCAACCCAAGTCACGACAACCGGCGACAGCGAAATAGCCGCGCCAACCCGGATTACGCCTGCCTTGGCAGGAGCGACCGCAGTAGCCGCTTTAGGTGGATTGCTCTTCGGATTCGATACCGCGGTGATCTCCGGCTGCCAGGACCAGCTGAAGCAGCTGCTATCCCTCTCCTCGGGTGAACAAGGTTTCATGACCGCCTCGGCATTGATCGGTGCCGCAGCCGGTTCGCTAGCCGCAGCCAAACCGGGCGATCTCTTTGGCCGTCGCGATTGCCTGAAGTGGACCGCGGCCTTCTACCTGCTCTGCGCGATCGGTTGTGCCTTCGCC
This portion of the Luteolibacter luteus genome encodes:
- a CDS encoding NnrS family protein, with translation MKACISRWASEPFRVFFPLGMLAAIAGVMMWPLLYTGKLGFYPGEAHSRVMIEGFMGAFVIGFLGTAFPRLTGNASWSCGELVWMILLWATTVASALNGQVLVADTVFATLLLLLSSGMIGRWACGNRDTPPPGFVMALAGILGGALAAGLLAWNQKYPLGFTSYQFAKLWLNQGFLLLPLMGIAPYLLPRFFGMESGHSFHDSPTPPPGWWPRFTASVICALLIAAGFALEAFGWSLVGHVLRATVILAWFASETPVFRRGKLSCTPGNVARFAVVALILGTAAAGLWPLARVGSLHLFFAAGLGLAVLAVATRVVLGHGGRHDLLVGRIVWLRIAAGLLVLAAATRMTSDFVPAVRVSHHIYAAWIWAAGGSVWLIFVSRYLGRGEEEPS
- a CDS encoding substrate-binding domain-containing protein, yielding MSDKQHKKHREVSRTLATEILAGKYEKSGRLPSEVQLAERFQVSRPTIGRALLALQEEGIIERRAGSGTYVADLSQGQARRPSNKDRQLGMLVPNLRHTEIFETICGELANLARVHDFGLWSGDYNPARSIEEPRMSVADAEALCERFIGNGLAGVFVVPFEHQADRDEANLRILSRLRQAGIPLVLIDRDAVAFPRRSEYDLVGVDNFSGGYRLAEHLIKLGMKRLAYVTKPFTASTVDARIAGAQSAMLANGLDVPRDFVRIGDPADQKFVRSITQSGRIEAVLCTSDHIAAQLLQTLNRLKVRVPEDLRLVGFDDVRFANLLTIPLTTMQQPCRDIALTAFNCLRERIANPSLPPRNIMLSPRMIVRETCGAYLTQPRGGRS